A portion of the Tenacibaculum todarodis genome contains these proteins:
- a CDS encoding DUF3157 family protein: protein MKKIIFINLLLITSLSFAQTKIATTEDGKKVLLKDDKTWEYLNPDTKPKNSCVVDANFKEPKWKKSSSWKRMGTRVDDLKKHISVDLGIDEKKIILLSLSEQLGNAVYQLCVDGTKMKYRRTGSVFRKDGEDVLKMD from the coding sequence ATGAAAAAAATAATTTTTATCAACTTACTTCTGATTACATCATTGTCATTTGCTCAAACAAAAATTGCAACAACAGAAGACGGAAAAAAAGTACTTTTGAAAGATGACAAAACGTGGGAATATCTTAATCCTGATACTAAACCGAAAAATTCTTGTGTAGTTGATGCAAATTTTAAAGAACCTAAATGGAAAAAGAGTTCTTCTTGGAAAAGAATGGGAACAAGAGTCGATGATTTAAAAAAACATATTTCAGTAGATTTAGGAATTGACGAGAAAAAAATTATTCTTTTATCACTTTCTGAACAACTTGGAAACGCAGTTTATCAGTTGTGTGTCGATGGGACAAAAATGAAATATAGAAGAACTGGTTCAGTTTTCAGAAAAGACGGAGAAGATGTTTTAAAAATGGATTAA
- the msrA gene encoding peptide-methionine (S)-S-oxide reductase MsrA, with protein MKFSKALLFLTLITVTLFSFSSEEKMADNIVFQPQEGTEVAYFASGCFWCVEAIFESVSGVEEAVSGYAGGHTKNPTYKSIGTGRTGHSETVAVYYNPEVVSFKTLVDVFYGSHNPTTVNGQHPDYGSQYRSIAFYKTEAEKQIINAAISKLNKEKYNGKIVTEVTRFTKFYKAEEYHQDYEKLHPENPYIQNVSIPRLNAFKSKFPQLLKKSKH; from the coding sequence ATGAAGTTTTCCAAGGCATTACTATTTTTAACATTGATAACAGTTACATTATTTAGCTTTTCTTCGGAAGAAAAAATGGCAGATAATATTGTTTTTCAACCTCAAGAAGGAACTGAGGTAGCGTATTTTGCAAGCGGATGTTTTTGGTGTGTAGAAGCTATATTTGAAAGTGTAAGTGGAGTAGAAGAAGCTGTTTCTGGTTATGCTGGTGGGCACACTAAAAATCCAACTTATAAATCTATAGGAACAGGTAGAACAGGACATTCAGAAACTGTTGCTGTTTATTACAATCCGGAGGTTGTGAGTTTTAAAACCTTGGTTGATGTGTTTTATGGTTCTCATAATCCAACTACTGTAAATGGACAACATCCAGATTATGGTTCGCAATATCGTTCCATAGCTTTTTATAAAACGGAAGCAGAAAAACAAATTATAAATGCTGCTATTTCAAAATTAAATAAAGAGAAATACAATGGTAAAATAGTTACTGAAGTTACAAGATTTACTAAGTTTTATAAAGCAGAAGAGTATCACCAAGATTATGAGAAATTACATCCTGAAAATCCTTATATACAAAATGTATCTATTCCAAGGTTAAATGCTTTTAAAAGTAAGTTTCCTCAGTTATTGAAAAAAAGTAAACATTAA
- the dnaX gene encoding DNA polymerase III subunit gamma/tau, translating into MEHFIVSARKYRPQNFEDVVGQQAITNTLENAIKNNHLAQALLFTGPRGVGKTSCARILAKKINQQDAALSSEDEDFAFNIFELDAASNNSVDDIRNLTEQVRIPPQIGKYKIYIIDEVHMLSASAFNAFLKTLEEPPAHAIFILATTEKHKIIPTILSRCQIFDFKRIGVLDAKNYLKTICEKENITADDDALHIIAQKADGAMRDALSIFDRVVSFSGNNLTREAVTENLNVLDYDAYFSMTDLLLENKIPEVLVNFNTILSKGFDGQHFINGLASHFRDLLVAKDKATVALLEVGDNTKKKYLEQATKATLQFLLTSIDKANDCDLKYRASKNQRLLVELTLMQIASITFDGEKKKSANYIIPATFFTALSPAVKEIAKPKPLEKKPVTVQKTVIEKPKATLKTPVLKTTKRRSSAFSLKSVLEKKVDNTKSVVEENYDNHPRTPFTQKELIKSWNLYQQKLIKQGEKNMAYGMSSSEPKLLADFKISFTLPNELMKGQLKTGSTKLVSFLRSSLNNYGINLELDVSETVEKKFAYTPQEKFDKLKEKNPLLEELRIKFQLDM; encoded by the coding sequence ATGGAACATTTTATAGTATCTGCACGTAAATATCGCCCTCAAAACTTTGAGGATGTTGTTGGGCAACAAGCCATAACTAATACGTTAGAAAATGCTATAAAAAACAACCATTTAGCGCAAGCTTTATTATTTACTGGACCACGTGGAGTTGGTAAAACTTCTTGTGCGCGTATTTTGGCTAAGAAAATAAATCAACAAGATGCGGCGCTTTCTTCTGAAGATGAAGATTTTGCTTTCAATATTTTTGAATTGGATGCGGCGTCTAACAACTCGGTAGATGACATTAGAAATCTTACTGAGCAAGTTCGTATTCCGCCACAAATAGGTAAGTATAAAATATATATTATTGATGAGGTGCACATGCTTTCTGCTTCTGCATTTAATGCGTTTTTAAAAACGTTAGAAGAACCGCCAGCACATGCTATTTTCATTTTAGCTACTACAGAAAAGCATAAAATTATTCCAACTATATTATCTCGTTGTCAAATATTCGATTTTAAACGAATTGGTGTTTTAGATGCTAAAAATTATCTAAAAACAATTTGTGAGAAAGAAAATATAACGGCAGATGATGATGCGTTGCACATAATAGCTCAAAAAGCCGATGGTGCAATGCGAGATGCTTTATCAATTTTTGATAGAGTTGTTAGTTTTTCTGGAAATAATTTAACGCGTGAAGCTGTAACCGAAAACTTAAATGTTTTAGATTATGATGCTTATTTTTCTATGACAGACTTGTTATTGGAAAATAAAATTCCAGAAGTATTGGTTAACTTCAATACTATTTTATCTAAAGGTTTTGACGGACAGCATTTTATTAACGGTTTAGCAAGTCATTTTAGAGACTTATTAGTAGCTAAAGATAAAGCTACTGTTGCCTTATTAGAAGTTGGAGACAATACTAAAAAGAAGTATTTAGAACAAGCTACAAAAGCAACTTTGCAGTTTTTATTAACGTCTATTGATAAAGCAAATGATTGTGATTTAAAATATAGAGCTAGTAAAAATCAGCGATTGTTGGTAGAACTAACATTAATGCAAATTGCCTCTATCACTTTTGATGGAGAAAAAAAAAAGTCAGCTAACTACATAATTCCAGCTACTTTTTTTACTGCCTTATCTCCTGCTGTTAAAGAAATTGCAAAACCAAAACCTTTAGAAAAGAAACCTGTAACAGTACAAAAAACTGTTATTGAAAAACCTAAAGCAACTTTAAAAACTCCTGTTCTTAAAACTACCAAGAGGCGTTCTTCAGCATTTTCTTTAAAATCTGTTTTGGAAAAAAAGGTTGACAATACCAAAAGTGTTGTTGAAGAAAACTACGATAATCATCCTAGAACTCCTTTTACTCAAAAAGAACTAATTAAGAGTTGGAATTTATATCAACAAAAGCTAATTAAACAAGGTGAAAAGAACATGGCTTATGGTATGAGTTCTAGCGAACCAAAATTATTAGCAGATTTTAAAATTAGTTTTACATTACCTAATGAATTAATGAAAGGTCAATTAAAAACAGGAAGTACTAAATTAGTTTCATTCTTAAGAAGCTCTCTTAACAACTACGGAATTAACTTGGAACTCGATGTTAGTGAAACAGTTGAAAAAAAGTTTGCTTATACTCCTCAAGAAAAATTTGATAAATTAAAAGAGAAAAACCCATTATTAGAAGAACTACGTATAAAGTTTCAACTAGACATGTAA